A portion of the Nitratidesulfovibrio termitidis HI1 genome contains these proteins:
- a CDS encoding cytochrome b/b6 domain-containing protein: protein MKRAWSLLLLALLTAWPGLALATSEGKALRYGGGGQGTVMFDGRLHASKGFRCDDCHSKLFDTKKTAHITLADHFTDKACFKCHNNTNQADKASGAGGTGGTGYPPTASRDCATCHRKVASNAVTSTDAMGGVIATPFAGDEAQKALLLSGKRGVTAQSTACLSCHGADTPPHPVTERGKTLNLHIDRAGYMHGTHANLPCATCHIGQKGEDSFLLQPHAVARPDNATCLSCHNVGLAHQVKAFGQSTHAQKLGDKVSCDSCHNPHAQPKNPAKVAYAPLTAMYNAQCLTCHGNAGKLRELSGRSVPDAKSAHSFLANWDAHSRSVMCVECHTPNDADGSMAKPDSHAIGEKKTALRNCATCHTSGESLIVVRASVHVEGAGPVTSGYFPPKRVMPELDRPAATGLAAVIALVVLHGLGRMVTGRKERGPHGPHGLLTSEFVYPGFVRVTHWINAALFVVLAYTGLSVRFTESPWALGLEAATRIHNAGGVLLALNFLAYVVRAFLTGDIRQYLPGPGEGLRALFIQARYYCCGIFRGEAHPFPVTAQRRFNPLQRVAYLAVFLLGMPVLIASGLLLLLPESVSASIGPRQFLVAAHFVIVICFALFCVGHLYLATTGATPLSLVKGMISGRHEHEPHEPHEQDEQGGHRPIGKDGNT from the coding sequence ATGAAACGAGCCTGGAGTCTCCTGCTCCTGGCTCTGCTGACCGCCTGGCCGGGGCTTGCCCTGGCGACCAGCGAAGGGAAGGCCCTGCGCTACGGCGGCGGAGGCCAGGGGACCGTCATGTTCGACGGCAGGCTTCACGCGTCCAAGGGCTTCCGGTGCGACGACTGCCACTCGAAGCTCTTCGACACCAAGAAGACGGCCCATATCACCTTGGCCGACCACTTCACGGACAAGGCCTGCTTCAAATGCCACAACAACACCAACCAGGCGGACAAAGCGAGCGGCGCGGGCGGCACGGGCGGCACGGGGTATCCGCCCACGGCCTCGCGCGACTGCGCCACCTGTCACCGCAAGGTGGCGTCCAACGCGGTCACCTCCACCGACGCCATGGGCGGGGTCATCGCCACGCCCTTTGCCGGTGATGAGGCGCAAAAGGCCCTGCTGCTGTCCGGCAAGCGGGGCGTGACGGCCCAGAGCACGGCCTGCCTGTCCTGCCACGGCGCGGACACGCCGCCCCACCCGGTGACCGAGCGCGGCAAGACGCTGAACCTGCACATCGACAGGGCGGGCTACATGCACGGCACGCACGCCAACCTGCCGTGCGCCACCTGCCACATCGGCCAGAAGGGCGAGGACAGCTTCCTGCTGCAACCCCACGCGGTGGCCAGGCCGGACAACGCAACCTGTCTGTCCTGCCACAACGTGGGGCTGGCGCATCAGGTGAAGGCCTTCGGCCAGAGCACCCACGCCCAGAAGCTGGGCGACAAGGTGTCCTGCGACAGCTGCCACAACCCGCACGCCCAGCCCAAGAACCCGGCCAAGGTGGCCTATGCGCCGCTGACGGCCATGTACAACGCCCAGTGCCTGACCTGCCATGGCAACGCAGGCAAGCTGCGCGAACTGTCGGGCCGCTCCGTGCCCGACGCAAAGTCCGCGCACTCGTTCCTGGCCAACTGGGATGCCCACAGCCGCTCGGTGATGTGCGTGGAATGCCACACGCCCAACGACGCCGACGGCAGTATGGCCAAGCCCGACTCGCACGCCATAGGAGAGAAGAAGACCGCCCTGCGCAACTGCGCCACCTGCCACACCTCGGGCGAATCGCTCATCGTGGTGCGGGCCAGCGTGCATGTGGAAGGCGCGGGGCCGGTGACCTCCGGCTACTTCCCGCCCAAGCGGGTGATGCCGGAACTGGACCGTCCGGCCGCCACCGGCCTTGCCGCCGTGATCGCCCTGGTGGTGCTGCACGGTCTGGGCCGCATGGTCACGGGCAGGAAGGAACGCGGTCCCCATGGCCCGCATGGTCTGTTGACTTCGGAGTTCGTGTACCCCGGCTTCGTGCGGGTAACCCACTGGATCAACGCCGCGCTGTTCGTGGTGCTGGCCTACACCGGCCTTTCGGTGCGCTTCACGGAAAGCCCGTGGGCACTGGGGCTGGAGGCGGCGACCCGCATCCACAACGCGGGCGGCGTGCTGTTGGCCCTGAACTTCCTGGCGTACGTTGTCAGGGCGTTCCTGACCGGCGACATCCGCCAGTACCTGCCGGGGCCGGGCGAAGGCCTGCGCGCCCTGTTCATTCAGGCGCGCTACTACTGCTGCGGCATCTTCCGTGGCGAGGCCCATCCCTTCCCGGTGACGGCGCAGCGGCGGTTCAACCCGTTGCAGCGCGTGGCATACCTTGCGGTGTTCCTGCTGGGCATGCCGGTGCTCATCGCTTCGGGTCTGCTGCTGCTCCTGCCGGAATCGGTTTCGGCGTCCATCGGCCCCCGCCAGTTCCTGGTGGCGGCGCACTTCGTCATCGTGATCTGCTTCGCGCTGTTCTGCGTGGGCCACCTGTACCTTGCCACCACCGGGGCGACCCCGCTCAGCTTGGTGAAGGGCATGATCAGCGGGCGGCACGAGCACGAACCGCACGAACCGCACGAACAGGACGAGCAGGGCGGGCACCGTCCCATCGGGAAGGACGGCAACACGTAA
- a CDS encoding alpha-hydroxy-acid oxidizing protein, protein MTKDMNDTDATRRNFIKAGMVAGAAALLTPVLAKTAQAAAPVDAAAPAAAAAPAAPAAPGAKLKMGDVLRVAREKLYPICRVCPECDGVACAGEVPGMGGIGSGQAFKNNYNALARIELVMRTFHDVKKPDLTTTLFGQKLSMPVTSAVTGGVTYNMGNKMTEEEYINSILGGCLDAGTLGWVADGIGDKMEVFERRISVLKNQFGGKGIVTIKPKTNEEIIKRIRMVEEAGGVAVAIDIDSAGRAARAVPGQTVEPKTPKQLAELVKSTSLPFIIKGIMTVEEAKIAVEVGARGICVSNHGGRVLDYTPATATVLPAIAAAVKGKTTILVDGAVRRGQDVLKFLALGADACLCGRPLVRGAHGAGRDGVALIMNTIKDELTVAMTLTGVADVRKATSNIIAKVQA, encoded by the coding sequence ATGACCAAGGACATGAACGATACCGACGCGACCCGCCGCAACTTCATCAAGGCAGGCATGGTGGCCGGGGCCGCCGCGCTGCTTACCCCCGTGCTTGCCAAGACCGCGCAGGCCGCTGCTCCCGTTGACGCCGCGGCGCCCGCTGCCGCCGCCGCCCCTGCTGCACCTGCCGCACCCGGCGCCAAGCTGAAGATGGGCGACGTGCTGCGCGTGGCCCGCGAAAAGCTGTACCCCATCTGTCGCGTGTGTCCGGAATGCGACGGCGTGGCCTGCGCGGGCGAAGTGCCCGGCATGGGCGGCATCGGTTCCGGCCAGGCCTTCAAGAACAACTACAATGCGCTGGCCCGCATCGAACTGGTCATGCGCACCTTCCACGACGTCAAGAAGCCCGACCTCACCACCACCCTGTTCGGGCAGAAGCTGTCCATGCCCGTGACCTCCGCCGTCACCGGCGGCGTCACCTACAACATGGGCAACAAGATGACCGAAGAGGAGTACATCAACTCCATTCTCGGCGGCTGTCTTGATGCGGGCACCCTGGGCTGGGTGGCCGACGGCATCGGCGACAAGATGGAGGTCTTCGAGCGCCGCATTTCGGTGCTCAAGAACCAGTTCGGCGGCAAGGGCATCGTGACCATCAAGCCCAAGACCAACGAAGAGATCATCAAGCGCATCCGCATGGTGGAAGAGGCGGGCGGCGTGGCCGTGGCCATCGACATCGACTCGGCTGGCCGCGCGGCCCGCGCCGTGCCCGGCCAGACCGTGGAGCCCAAGACCCCGAAGCAACTGGCCGAACTGGTGAAGTCCACCAGCCTGCCGTTCATCATCAAGGGCATCATGACGGTGGAAGAAGCGAAGATCGCTGTGGAAGTGGGCGCCAGGGGCATCTGCGTGTCCAACCACGGCGGGCGCGTACTCGACTACACCCCGGCAACCGCCACGGTGCTGCCCGCCATTGCCGCCGCCGTGAAGGGCAAGACCACCATCCTTGTGGACGGCGCGGTGCGGCGCGGGCAGGACGTGCTGAAGTTCCTGGCACTGGGGGCCGATGCCTGCCTGTGCGGTCGCCCGCTGGTGCGCGGCGCGCACGGCGCGGGCCGCGACGGCGTGGCCCTGATCATGAACACCATCAAGGACGAACTGACCGTGGCCATGACCCTGACCGGCGTGGCCGACGTGCGCAAGGCCACTTCCAACATCATCGCGAAGGTGCAGGCATGA